One window of the Thermasporomyces composti genome contains the following:
- a CDS encoding SigB/SigF/SigG family RNA polymerase sigma factor, producing MTAPIAVDDIETIDGAGRVPSPEVVDVDVPGLEPGLGGEDGPEGEVSGQERARRLIVEHIGLARQLARRYAGRGEPLEELVQVAMVGLVQAAARFDPERGSPFSSFAVPTILGELRRHFRDHCWSVRVPRRLHDVHLAMNRASEVLSARLKRAPTIRELADALDVTEEEILESQEIGRAYSALSLDCPVGEEDSATLGELVGDDDDTYEYIENREAVRRILPHVPPRERRILYLRFYKGRTQSQIAEEFGISQMQVSRLLSKTLRNIRSAILSDEAAPMTWPKPRTRPRAGRAHLEEAS from the coding sequence ATGACAGCACCCATCGCAGTCGACGACATCGAGACCATCGACGGCGCCGGAAGAGTCCCGTCCCCCGAGGTCGTCGACGTCGACGTCCCAGGCCTGGAGCCGGGCCTCGGTGGCGAGGACGGCCCGGAGGGGGAGGTCAGTGGTCAGGAGCGGGCGCGTCGGCTCATCGTCGAGCACATCGGGCTCGCGCGACAACTCGCTCGGCGGTACGCGGGACGGGGCGAACCTTTGGAGGAGCTCGTTCAGGTCGCGATGGTGGGGCTGGTCCAGGCCGCCGCCCGGTTCGACCCGGAACGAGGGTCGCCCTTCTCCTCGTTCGCCGTTCCAACCATCCTCGGTGAGCTCCGCCGGCATTTCCGAGACCACTGCTGGTCTGTCCGCGTGCCTCGTCGTCTCCACGACGTGCACCTGGCCATGAACCGGGCGAGCGAGGTGCTCTCGGCCAGACTCAAGCGCGCTCCCACCATCCGCGAGCTCGCGGACGCGCTCGACGTCACCGAGGAGGAGATCCTCGAGTCGCAGGAGATCGGACGTGCGTACTCGGCCTTGTCGTTGGACTGCCCGGTGGGTGAGGAGGACTCGGCGACCCTGGGCGAGCTCGTCGGTGACGACGACGACACCTACGAGTACATCGAGAACCGCGAGGCGGTGCGGCGGATCCTTCCCCACGTTCCGCCTCGCGAGCGGCGCATCCTCTACCTGCGCTTCTACAAGGGGCGCACCCAGTCGCAGATCGCCGAGGAGTTCGGTATCTCCCAGATGCAGGTGTCCCGCCTGCTGTCGAAGACACTGCGCAACATTCGGTCGGCGATCCTGAGCGACGAGGCCGCTCCCATGACGTGGCCGAAGCCGAGGACCCGCCCGCGTGCTGGCCGCGCGCACCTGGAGGAGGCCAGCTAG
- a CDS encoding LLM class F420-dependent oxidoreductase, translating to MVEIGYTMLCEQAGPSQLVEDVRNAEDAGFDFAVISDHYFPWLDAQGHSPYAWSVLGAAAQATTRIPLMTYVTCPLLRYHPAVVAQKAATVSLLSDGRFTLGLGAGENLNEHVVGRGWPPVDVRHEMLAEAVDIIRSLLRGGYVRYTGRHFTVESAKLWDVPDPPPRIGIAVSGRRSIELAGARADALIATEPNPDFSTAFDEVGGAGKPRIGQLAICYDTDEDAARRRAHEQFRWFGLGWKVMSELPGPASFEQATTFVTTADVARAIPCGANVEAVVSAVRSFADAGFTHVALVQVGGDQQSPFLRWAESDLLPALRST from the coding sequence ATGGTCGAGATCGGCTACACGATGCTGTGCGAACAGGCCGGCCCTTCGCAGCTCGTCGAGGACGTCCGGAACGCGGAGGACGCCGGATTCGACTTCGCCGTCATCAGCGACCACTACTTCCCGTGGCTGGACGCGCAGGGCCATTCGCCCTACGCCTGGTCGGTGTTGGGCGCCGCCGCCCAGGCCACGACACGCATCCCGCTCATGACCTACGTCACCTGTCCTCTCCTCCGCTACCACCCGGCCGTGGTGGCCCAGAAGGCGGCGACGGTGTCACTGCTCAGCGACGGGCGATTCACGCTCGGCCTCGGCGCGGGAGAGAACCTCAACGAGCACGTCGTCGGTCGCGGATGGCCACCGGTGGACGTCCGCCACGAGATGCTCGCCGAGGCGGTCGACATCATCCGATCCCTGCTGCGCGGCGGCTACGTCCGCTACACCGGACGGCACTTCACCGTCGAGTCCGCGAAGCTCTGGGACGTTCCCGACCCTCCGCCGAGAATCGGCATCGCCGTGTCGGGCCGACGATCCATCGAGCTCGCGGGCGCACGTGCCGACGCGCTCATCGCGACGGAGCCCAACCCCGACTTCTCGACCGCGTTCGACGAGGTTGGCGGTGCCGGCAAGCCTCGCATCGGACAGCTCGCGATCTGCTACGACACCGACGAGGACGCGGCCCGCCGACGCGCGCACGAGCAGTTCCGATGGTTCGGCCTGGGCTGGAAGGTCATGTCCGAGCTTCCCGGCCCGGCCTCCTTCGAGCAGGCCACGACGTTCGTCACCACAGCGGACGTCGCCCGAGCCATCCCCTGTGGCGCGAACGTCGAGGCGGTCGTCAGCGCGGTCCGGTCATTCGCGGACGCGGGATTCACCCACGTCGCTCTCGTGCAGGTGGGAGGAGACCAGCAGAGCCCGTTCCTGCGCTGGGCGGAGAGCGACCTGCTCCCGGCCTTGCGCTCGACCTGA
- a CDS encoding NAD(P)/FAD-dependent oxidoreductase → MSQRTDERFVIVGASMAGARAAETLRDEGFSGHLVLVGAEPHLPYERPPLSKGVLTGDAEPETAVLHEHQWYVDHDIDVRLGVAATRLDLSAHEVHLADGATLRYDRLLLATGSTVRRLEVPGGNLAGVHYLRTMADATALRDRLREARQVVVVGAGWIGLEVAAAARTRGADVTVVEAQPTPLYGVLGPQVGGLLADLHVRHGVTFRFGESVTAFRGEGSVASVVTSAGVELPADVVVVGIGVRPATELAESAGLEVDDGIVCDESLRTSDPDVFAAGDVARWQHPLLRRRLRVEHWANAHDSGPVAARAMLGQQVIHDVLPFFFSDQYDAGLEYSGYVPPELAPEVVTRGDLSSGQLMAFWLDGKTLLAGLHVNVWGSMDIVQDLVRSRRPVDPAKLANAEIPLDQVGLS, encoded by the coding sequence ATGTCTCAGCGAACGGACGAGCGGTTCGTCATCGTCGGTGCCAGCATGGCCGGAGCGCGAGCTGCCGAGACTCTGCGAGACGAGGGCTTCAGCGGACATCTCGTGCTGGTGGGCGCCGAGCCGCACCTGCCCTATGAACGACCTCCGCTCAGCAAGGGTGTGCTCACCGGCGACGCTGAGCCGGAGACGGCGGTCCTCCACGAGCACCAGTGGTACGTCGACCACGACATCGACGTGAGACTCGGCGTGGCGGCGACGCGGCTCGACCTGTCCGCGCACGAGGTGCACCTCGCCGACGGCGCCACGTTGCGGTACGACCGCCTGCTGCTGGCGACCGGCTCGACCGTGCGGCGTCTCGAGGTTCCCGGCGGGAACCTGGCCGGTGTCCACTACCTGCGCACCATGGCGGACGCGACGGCGCTCCGTGACCGCCTCCGCGAGGCCCGACAGGTGGTCGTCGTCGGCGCGGGGTGGATCGGGCTCGAGGTGGCGGCCGCAGCGCGGACCCGCGGCGCCGACGTCACTGTCGTGGAGGCGCAGCCGACCCCGCTGTACGGCGTCCTCGGGCCACAGGTCGGTGGCCTCCTCGCCGACCTCCACGTCAGGCACGGGGTGACGTTCCGGTTCGGCGAGAGCGTGACCGCGTTCCGCGGGGAAGGTTCGGTCGCGTCCGTGGTCACGAGCGCGGGCGTGGAGCTTCCCGCCGACGTCGTCGTCGTGGGGATCGGCGTCCGGCCGGCGACCGAGCTCGCCGAGTCCGCCGGGCTGGAGGTCGACGACGGGATCGTCTGCGACGAGTCGCTGCGCACCTCCGACCCGGACGTCTTCGCCGCCGGCGACGTGGCCAGGTGGCAGCACCCGCTCCTCCGACGCAGGCTTCGTGTGGAGCACTGGGCGAACGCCCACGACAGCGGGCCGGTCGCCGCGCGCGCCATGCTGGGCCAGCAGGTCATCCACGACGTGCTTCCGTTCTTCTTCTCCGACCAGTACGACGCCGGCCTGGAGTACAGCGGCTACGTCCCGCCGGAGCTCGCCCCCGAGGTGGTCACCCGTGGCGACCTCAGCTCCGGGCAGCTCATGGCCTTCTGGCTCGACGGCAAGACGTTGCTCGCCGGGCTGCACGTCAACGTCTGGGGAAGCATGGACATCGTCCAGGACCTCGTGCGGTCACGGCGTCCGGTCGACCCCGCCAAGCTGGCCAACGCCGAGATCCCGCTCGACCAGGTGGGCCTCAGCTGA
- a CDS encoding PASTA domain-containing protein gives MLKTYLTGYKRRVLRREVPGPGSSPHSDVVVLGDRYVLRERLGSGRSAVLYAAHDRRLSRRVAVRVLHPRLLTDKQHVVSFVQEAWAAASLEHPGIVAVHDVGQTTVHGQLVPWVVHEYVDGVSLTEVLAKEGPFSPLRAVAVACDVLDALEHAHNKGVLHRALTPWNVMVTRGGHIKVTDFGIAAIAASARLAASDGRGDDVTAAVAYQAPEQARGEADSRSDVYAVGCLLVHLLTGRPPFEADSVAELVRAHAKTNPPAPSTSNPDVPAFLDIPILRALAKYPARRYPHAPAMRTALLEVGERLARIQQILDDAASALSSLPTSDPAGSDTEPSGTEPTGTEPTGTEPSDTEPTAGPPAPDVGGPTPPGPPAVPTPTPAGGPLPSSASEETSSDEQTGGAPPTASTPETSSAAEPAPAESSSAAPAETSEADSSPESASTEASDEPATADTAASEETTTASGASSSDAPGSANAPTILLPTVGRSAEPAPDPDGPPTDLPRVSPLDAEPAGQRTTPGEDGPPTDLPRVPAPAAPSVDGGPGAARSTSARSTDDPFALTPSSVSFSGSSFSGSPAAPDVLDTALDDGSSTRRSPRGVLLAVCIVILLGLVGAVAVWRMSDKPQDMAVAAANPRVVVPRLAGMPLDEAVQQLRARGLRVGAQRTEASDTVPVGYVTRTDPTAGATVTKATVVDVFISAGPNPTTVPPIVGHPVEEVREVLAESDLRLGTVEERDSPHEKGIVLAATPKPGTQVPPGSTVSLVVASGWSVVPDVRGLDIRDARQKVTDAGLVVGRVRRPSSSAAGHLVVARTRPAAGTRVPVGTRVHVVLTRSADPAPRPSRTSSDSPAPPAPSRPPSEPPDPRPTTSPPDEPEPTPTSEPTPTPEPSTPTPTPTPTPTTPSPEPTPTPTSEPTEPEPTTPTPQPGPSESPEPTGTPEPTDTPGPTDSPEPTDTPTPTETPSPTLPPSTSPTPRELSSAITGRPRTCPRRNGQLL, from the coding sequence TTGTTAAAGACGTATCTGACCGGGTACAAACGCCGGGTGCTACGTCGCGAAGTACCCGGGCCTGGCTCCTCGCCCCACTCCGACGTCGTCGTTCTCGGAGACCGGTACGTCCTGCGAGAGCGGCTCGGATCAGGCAGAAGCGCCGTCCTCTACGCCGCCCACGACCGGCGGCTGAGCCGCCGGGTCGCCGTGCGTGTCCTCCACCCGCGACTGCTCACCGACAAGCAGCACGTCGTCTCCTTCGTCCAGGAGGCGTGGGCCGCTGCGAGCCTCGAGCACCCCGGCATCGTGGCCGTCCACGACGTCGGGCAGACGACGGTGCACGGCCAGCTCGTGCCGTGGGTGGTGCACGAGTACGTCGACGGCGTCTCGCTCACGGAGGTCCTCGCCAAGGAAGGCCCCTTCTCGCCGCTGCGTGCCGTGGCTGTCGCGTGCGACGTGCTCGACGCGCTGGAACACGCCCACAACAAGGGTGTCCTCCACCGCGCCCTCACCCCGTGGAACGTCATGGTCACCCGAGGCGGCCACATCAAGGTCACCGACTTCGGTATCGCCGCCATCGCCGCGTCGGCGCGCCTGGCCGCGTCCGACGGACGGGGCGACGACGTCACCGCAGCGGTGGCGTACCAGGCGCCCGAACAAGCCCGTGGCGAGGCCGACTCCCGAAGCGACGTCTACGCGGTGGGGTGCCTCCTCGTCCACCTCCTCACCGGGCGGCCGCCGTTCGAGGCGGACAGCGTCGCCGAGCTCGTGCGCGCTCACGCCAAGACGAACCCACCAGCGCCGTCGACCAGCAACCCGGACGTGCCGGCGTTCCTCGACATCCCGATCCTGCGCGCGTTGGCCAAGTATCCGGCTCGCCGGTATCCCCATGCGCCCGCGATGCGGACGGCCCTCCTGGAGGTCGGCGAACGGCTCGCGCGGATCCAGCAGATCCTCGATGACGCGGCCTCCGCACTCAGCTCCCTGCCCACGTCGGACCCCGCCGGGAGCGACACCGAGCCGTCCGGCACCGAGCCGACCGGCACCGAGCCGACCGGCACCGAGCCGTCCGACACCGAGCCGACCGCCGGTCCGCCCGCACCCGACGTGGGAGGCCCCACACCACCTGGTCCACCGGCGGTGCCCACCCCCACACCCGCCGGCGGGCCGCTCCCGTCGTCGGCGTCGGAGGAGACATCCTCCGACGAGCAGACTGGCGGAGCCCCACCCACGGCGAGTACGCCAGAGACGTCCTCCGCCGCCGAGCCCGCACCGGCCGAGTCGTCTTCCGCCGCGCCGGCCGAGACGAGCGAGGCCGACTCGTCGCCGGAGAGCGCGTCGACCGAGGCGTCCGACGAGCCCGCGACAGCGGACACCGCGGCCTCCGAGGAGACGACGACCGCCAGCGGCGCGTCGTCCTCGGACGCCCCCGGCTCGGCGAACGCTCCGACCATCCTGCTGCCCACAGTGGGTCGGTCAGCTGAGCCGGCACCCGACCCCGACGGCCCACCCACGGACCTGCCACGTGTCTCGCCGCTTGACGCCGAACCGGCGGGGCAGCGAACCACTCCAGGTGAGGACGGTCCGCCCACGGACCTCCCACGCGTCCCGGCGCCGGCCGCTCCGTCGGTGGACGGCGGGCCAGGCGCGGCCAGGTCCACATCGGCGCGGTCGACCGACGACCCGTTCGCCCTCACCCCGTCGTCTGTCTCGTTCTCGGGATCTTCGTTCTCGGGATCGCCGGCCGCACCCGACGTCCTCGACACTGCCCTCGACGACGGCTCGAGCACGCGTCGGTCGCCACGCGGGGTTCTTCTCGCCGTGTGCATCGTCATCCTGCTGGGCCTCGTCGGGGCCGTCGCCGTCTGGCGGATGAGCGACAAGCCGCAGGACATGGCGGTCGCCGCCGCGAACCCGCGAGTCGTGGTGCCACGCCTCGCGGGCATGCCGCTCGACGAGGCGGTCCAGCAGCTGCGCGCGCGAGGACTGCGCGTCGGCGCCCAGCGCACGGAGGCGAGCGACACCGTGCCCGTCGGGTACGTGACCCGTACCGACCCCACCGCTGGCGCGACGGTCACCAAAGCGACGGTGGTCGACGTGTTCATCTCGGCCGGACCGAACCCGACGACGGTTCCCCCGATCGTCGGGCACCCGGTCGAGGAGGTCCGAGAGGTGCTGGCCGAGTCCGACCTGCGACTGGGCACGGTCGAAGAGCGAGACTCCCCCCACGAGAAGGGCATCGTGCTGGCCGCGACGCCAAAGCCGGGTACGCAGGTGCCGCCAGGCTCGACCGTGTCGCTCGTCGTGGCGAGCGGGTGGTCCGTCGTCCCCGACGTTCGCGGCCTCGACATCCGGGATGCGCGCCAGAAGGTGACGGACGCGGGCCTCGTGGTGGGACGCGTCCGCCGACCATCGTCCTCGGCGGCTGGCCACCTCGTCGTCGCGAGGACGCGGCCAGCGGCTGGAACCCGTGTGCCGGTCGGGACCCGGGTCCACGTCGTGCTCACTCGATCGGCGGACCCCGCGCCGAGGCCGTCGCGGACGTCCTCGGACAGCCCTGCTCCGCCCGCTCCGTCGAGACCGCCGTCGGAGCCGCCCGACCCGCGCCCGACCACGTCGCCACCGGACGAGCCGGAGCCCACGCCGACGTCGGAGCCGACACCCACGCCGGAACCCAGTACGCCGACACCCACGCCGACTCCGACACCCACGACGCCCTCGCCGGAGCCGACGCCCACCCCGACGTCCGAGCCGACCGAGCCCGAGCCGACGACGCCGACGCCACAACCGGGTCCGAGCGAGTCGCCAGAGCCGACGGGGACTCCGGAGCCCACCGACACGCCAGGGCCGACGGACAGTCCGGAACCCACCGACACGCCGACGCCCACGGAGACTCCGTCGCCGACGCTCCCTCCATCGACGTCGCCGACGCCGAGAGAGCTCTCGAGCGCGATCACGGGCCGGCCGCGGACGTGCCCTCGCCGCAACGGTCAGCTGCTGTGA
- a CDS encoding DUF2231 domain-containing protein, which yields MAEAQSQPRLAKRPVTRLAGPYGHPVHPALITVPIGAWLAALIFDLASHVVATPAFLTQGARWLIAIGILGALAAAVFGLLDLFAIPGRTPAFRTGLVHMSINIVVVAAYVINLLLRVGDPVTGPVSWGLVVFSAVSLALLGWSGYLGGKLAYGYGVRVADETRQAEGFRTVPAKAH from the coding sequence ATGGCGGAAGCCCAGTCCCAGCCGCGCCTGGCCAAGCGGCCGGTCACGAGGCTCGCGGGACCCTACGGACATCCGGTCCATCCCGCCCTCATCACCGTGCCGATCGGCGCGTGGCTCGCGGCGCTCATCTTCGACCTGGCCTCGCACGTCGTCGCGACACCAGCGTTCCTGACCCAAGGGGCCAGGTGGCTGATCGCGATCGGCATCCTCGGTGCCCTCGCCGCGGCGGTGTTCGGGTTGCTCGACCTCTTCGCCATCCCCGGCCGCACTCCGGCGTTCCGCACCGGGCTGGTCCACATGTCCATCAACATCGTGGTCGTCGCCGCGTACGTGATCAACCTGCTCCTGCGCGTCGGAGACCCCGTGACCGGACCCGTGAGCTGGGGACTCGTCGTCTTCTCCGCGGTCAGCCTGGCGTTGCTCGGATGGTCGGGCTACCTCGGGGGGAAGCTCGCGTACGGGTACGGCGTGCGGGTCGCCGACGAGACCCGGCAAGCCGAGGGCTTCCGGACCGTGCCCGCCAAGGCGCATTGA
- a CDS encoding DUF6343 family protein: MPERTGTEPTTARSAYRLRRVLAVAALLGGTAGAIAFALAAGRPDGTATGEWVAAGICGVVALTGLVDLLVLARRPRT; encoded by the coding sequence ATGCCAGAGCGCACAGGCACCGAGCCGACCACGGCGCGCAGTGCCTACCGCTTGCGTCGGGTCCTCGCGGTCGCCGCCCTCCTCGGCGGGACCGCGGGCGCCATCGCGTTCGCGCTCGCGGCCGGTCGACCCGACGGAACGGCCACGGGCGAATGGGTCGCCGCCGGCATCTGTGGCGTCGTCGCGCTGACCGGACTCGTCGACCTCCTCGTGCTCGCCCGGCGACCGCGGACGTGA
- a CDS encoding DUF2267 domain-containing protein, whose protein sequence is MAETGYAAFNKTVDKTNHILRKIEETYGWPKERRNQSYAALRTVLQALRDRLTVEEIPQLGAQLPMLVKGIYYEGWDPTKTPMKMNADEFLGRVREEFRFELPNGVDHLVRTVLSAIRDQVSQGEWEDVRSIVPKDVRHLLPA, encoded by the coding sequence GTGGCGGAGACCGGATACGCGGCCTTCAACAAGACGGTCGACAAGACGAACCACATCCTGCGGAAGATCGAGGAGACGTACGGCTGGCCCAAGGAACGTCGCAACCAGTCGTACGCCGCGTTGCGGACGGTCCTCCAAGCCCTGCGGGATCGGCTCACCGTCGAGGAGATCCCGCAGCTCGGCGCACAGCTCCCCATGCTGGTCAAGGGGATCTACTACGAGGGCTGGGACCCGACGAAGACCCCCATGAAGATGAACGCCGACGAGTTCCTGGGTCGGGTTCGGGAGGAGTTCCGGTTCGAGCTCCCAAACGGTGTCGACCACCTGGTCCGCACGGTCCTGTCGGCGATCCGCGACCAGGTCTCCCAGGGCGAGTGGGAGGACGTTCGCTCCATCGTCCCCAAGGACGTCCGCCACCTGCTCCCGGCCTGA
- a CDS encoding sialidase family protein, which yields MTRRLAPACVLGLVVLLCAGAVFASPASGAPAASAGASRGHESLGTVEERQAVSATGVGALATGTLLTGKVSLYPRAIRLRHSGAANGRIIASVVTFTERGGEGAILESVDDGRTFQQVGSIPAAQQAGTQGLCCASIYELPTQVGDLPAGTLLWAGSVGQDAGSDRRMTQRVWRSHDLGRTWTYLSTCAASPNARGMWEPELSVDRYGRLVCHFADETEGPEGSQRLARTVSTDGVTWSPVHETVASRPGLGRPGMPIVRRLPDGSYVMVYEICAAPGQYDCALYLRRSADGWDWGDPSDPGSMLVAASGRYFTHTPNLAVVPRSDGGARLVLVGQLLQDPDGSIAAGNGATLMVNERDGYGPWREVPAPVAVPGAYNNYCPNYSSTLVPSTDGRSILEIATDYAEDGVCKAYYATGRLPGPTSR from the coding sequence ATGACGCGTCGTCTGGCTCCGGCATGCGTCCTGGGTCTGGTGGTGCTCCTCTGCGCCGGCGCGGTGTTCGCCTCACCCGCCTCGGGCGCGCCGGCCGCGAGCGCCGGAGCGTCCCGAGGGCACGAGTCGCTCGGGACGGTCGAGGAACGGCAGGCGGTCTCCGCGACGGGAGTGGGCGCTCTCGCGACGGGCACGCTCCTCACCGGAAAGGTCTCGCTCTATCCGCGCGCCATCCGGTTGCGTCACTCGGGCGCGGCGAACGGTCGCATCATCGCCAGCGTCGTCACCTTCACCGAGCGGGGTGGCGAGGGCGCGATCCTCGAGAGCGTCGACGATGGCCGCACGTTCCAGCAGGTCGGCAGCATTCCCGCCGCCCAGCAGGCGGGGACCCAAGGGCTGTGCTGCGCGAGCATCTACGAACTGCCCACCCAGGTGGGGGACCTGCCCGCCGGCACCCTCTTGTGGGCCGGGAGCGTGGGCCAGGACGCTGGTTCCGATCGGCGGATGACGCAGCGCGTGTGGCGGAGCCACGATCTCGGTCGGACCTGGACCTACCTGTCGACGTGCGCGGCGTCACCGAACGCTCGCGGCATGTGGGAGCCGGAGCTGTCCGTCGACAGGTACGGCCGGCTCGTCTGCCACTTCGCGGATGAGACCGAGGGGCCGGAGGGGAGCCAGCGGCTGGCGCGCACGGTGTCGACGGACGGCGTGACGTGGAGTCCCGTGCACGAGACCGTGGCGAGTCGACCGGGGCTCGGCCGGCCGGGGATGCCGATCGTGCGCCGCCTGCCCGACGGCTCCTACGTGATGGTCTACGAGATCTGCGCGGCGCCCGGGCAGTACGACTGCGCCCTGTACCTTCGCAGGTCGGCGGACGGATGGGACTGGGGTGATCCCTCCGATCCCGGCAGCATGCTGGTCGCGGCGTCCGGTCGGTACTTCACGCACACCCCGAACCTCGCCGTCGTGCCGCGGAGTGACGGCGGTGCCCGGCTGGTGCTGGTGGGGCAGCTGCTGCAGGACCCGGACGGGTCCATCGCGGCGGGCAACGGGGCCACGCTCATGGTGAACGAGCGTGACGGGTACGGCCCGTGGCGGGAGGTACCCGCACCGGTGGCGGTCCCCGGGGCCTACAACAACTACTGCCCGAACTACAGCTCCACGCTGGTGCCCTCGACCGACGGTAGGAGCATTCTCGAGATCGCCACCGACTACGCCGAGGACGGCGTGTGCAAGGCGTACTACGCCACCGGTCGGCTTCCCGGCCCCACGAGCCGCTGA
- a CDS encoding metallophosphoesterase family protein produces the protein MSRRRPYLPPPESTVHLIGDVHIGGISPHRCQIVLDDLDKEMVPTTVAHIQLGDMTDLGTPEQDALALEWLKQLDAPWYNVLGNHDNFWRDASEWAAVYGWPSQNYTADLGFAKLIAVGPGEPSWGKLLRLSEETLRWLDHELTAAHGTDCIIACHAPLAETVLGDDDIHYTSRMPEFQIHDNEAILEVLAAHPNAKAWISGHTHSPIEVPGLITTKVVGGHKLAAINTSALYYVGKRITWTAPLITLYLTWLGDRAEVRFRNHGAGVWDGPHGLRVVDIDLS, from the coding sequence GTGTCACGGAGAAGACCGTACCTGCCACCGCCGGAGTCGACGGTTCACCTGATCGGCGACGTCCACATCGGCGGGATCTCACCACACCGTTGTCAAATCGTCCTTGACGACCTGGACAAGGAGATGGTCCCCACGACCGTCGCCCACATCCAGCTCGGGGACATGACCGATCTGGGCACTCCAGAGCAGGACGCGCTCGCACTCGAGTGGCTGAAGCAGCTGGACGCGCCGTGGTACAACGTGCTCGGCAACCACGACAACTTCTGGCGTGACGCGTCGGAGTGGGCCGCCGTCTACGGCTGGCCCTCGCAGAACTACACCGCCGACCTCGGTTTCGCCAAGCTCATCGCGGTCGGCCCAGGGGAGCCGTCCTGGGGCAAGCTGCTGCGTCTGTCGGAGGAGACGTTGCGGTGGCTCGACCACGAGCTCACGGCGGCGCACGGGACGGACTGCATCATCGCCTGCCACGCTCCGCTCGCGGAGACGGTTCTCGGTGACGACGACATCCACTACACGTCGCGGATGCCGGAGTTCCAGATCCACGACAACGAGGCGATCCTCGAGGTGCTCGCCGCTCACCCCAACGCCAAGGCGTGGATCTCCGGACACACGCACTCGCCGATCGAGGTGCCCGGGCTGATCACCACCAAGGTTGTCGGTGGGCACAAGCTCGCGGCGATCAACACCTCGGCGCTCTACTACGTCGGCAAGCGAATCACCTGGACAGCGCCACTGATCACGCTCTACCTGACCTGGTTGGGCGACCGTGCCGAGGTGCGTTTCCGCAACCACGGTGCCGGTGTCTGGGACGGCCCACACGGCCTCCGAGTGGTCGACATCGACCTGTCGTGA